In the Nicotiana tabacum cultivar K326 chromosome 16, ASM71507v2, whole genome shotgun sequence genome, one interval contains:
- the LOC107829876 gene encoding histidine--tRNA ligase, cytoplasmic: MAEERRVVTVGGKGSSLSSSSVFEIANGLSRLSIDTSALSKVSSSSNNNTNAPTQSSAFSVLGNLTPEESKASLVVLLNKLLLSSSSSAAVTQLFDIILNDVSSISFDSTIDGVSPGDFSVAAISGISAILDHRSSALSVIIDAVAALSCEALGADISAFNLNDSGDGSTAKDVVSVATDVKILLNGSKFVNKNSDEVAVSSVPVVHGKFREICRLLHSSTRVQLNSAVVSNSGSSGTASAICTTLFSLAVALKDLGNISYNRAKRTRDDGISAMLQKECPRPDQLKAVFASLVSAHSDEEYVKFSHDVNSLLVMVEKIVSWEALAAFFSLEEKDFISGNTSVCEDSAKAGKKGGKKKKILGKGTTALLQFLKDRLLSMHIQTEAFENLVRHFLSLLDPKDSGFGTLLRKVKDIVESNESRRLPKLPKGTRDFAKEQMAIREKAFSIIVEVFKRHGASALDTPAFEMRETLMGKYGEDSKLIYDLADQGGELCSLRYDLTVPFARYVAMNGLTSFKRYQIAKVYRRDNPSKGRYREFYQCDFDIAGQFEKMMPDFEVIKILTELLDELDIGEYEVKLNHRKLLDGMLAICGVPQEKFRTICSSIDKLDKQSFEQIKKEMVDEKGLSDEISDRIGTFVKWRGPPVELLSKLKQERSFLENNESSLALDELDIMFKALERSRCIDRVVFDLSLARGLDYYTGVIFEAVFKGATQVGSIAAGGRYDNLIGMFGTRQVPAVGISLGIERVFAIMEQVQKDKNQEIRATETQVLVSILGDDSALAAELVGELWNAKVKAEFMIHKKVMKHIDRARDSRIPWMVLVGERELSEGVVKLKDVVAAIDYEVPRGNLVNDLCRRLDM, translated from the exons ATGGCAGAAGAGAGACGCGTGGTTACTGTGGGTGGAAAAGGCTCATCACTGTCATCCTCCTCCGTCTTCGAAATTGCCAACGGACTCAGTCGCCTGAGCATTGACACTTCAGCACTCTCCAAAGTATCATCCTCCTCAAATAACAACACTAATGCTCCTACACAATCTTCCGCATTTTCAGTACTCGGTAATTTAACACCCGAGGAGTCTAAAGCTTCTCTTGTAGTTCTCCTTAACAAGCTCTTGCTCTCTTCTTCGTCTTCCGCTGCCGTCACTCAGCTCTTTGATATCATCCTCAATGACGTGTCCTCCATTTCGTTTGATAGTACTATTGACGGCGTTTCTCCAGGCGATTTTTCTGTAGCAGCAATATCTGGAATCTCCGCTATATTGGATCATAGAAGTTCAGCTTTGTCTGTTATTATTGACGCCGTTGCTGCCTTGTCCTGCGAGGCCTTGGGTGCGGACATTTCAGCTTTCAACTTGAATGATTCCGGTGATGGTTCCACTGCCAAGGACGTCGTTTCCGTGGCTACTGACGTCAAGATCTTACTTAATGGTTCTAAATTCGTGAACAAAAATAGTGATGAAGTTGCAGTTTCTAGTGTTCCAGTTGTGCACGGCAAGTTTAGAGAAATTTGCCGGCTCCTGCACTCCAGCACACGTGTGCAACTGAACTCTGCTGTTGTATCCAATTCAGGATCTTCTGGAACAGCTAGTGCAATATGCACCACGTTGTTTTCTTTGGCCGTGGCACTTAAAGATTTGGGCAACATCAGTTATAACCGAGCGAAGCGCACCAGAGATGATGGAATTTCTGCAATGCTGCAAAAAGAATGTCCTCGACCTGATCAGCTGAAAGCTGTTTTTGCGTCTTTGGTTTCAGCTCACTCGGATGAGGAATATGTTAAGTTTTCACATGATGTTAACTCCTTACTGGTAATGGTAGAGAAAATAGTTTCATGGGAGGCCTTAGCTGCTTTCTTTTCGCTCGAAGAAAAAGACTTTATCAGTGGTAATACGAGTGTTTGCGAGGACAGTGCAAAAGCAGGTAAAAAAGGaggcaagaagaagaagattcttGGTAAAGGTACCACTGCTCTGCTGCAATTTTTGAAGGATAGGCTGCTGAGCATGCATATTCAGACTGAGGCATTCGAGAATTTGGTTCGCCATTTCTTGTCTCTGTTGGACCCGAAGGACTCGGGATTTGGCACATTATTGAGAAAGGTGAAAGATATTGTGGAGAGCAATGAGAGCCGGCGGTTGCCTAAACTCCCAAAG GGTACGCGTGATTTTGCAAAAGAACAGATGGCTATAAGAGAGAAAGCATTCTCAATTATAGTTGAGGTTTTCAAAAGGCATGGTGCTTCAGCTTTGGATACTCCCGCTTTTGAAATGAGAGAGACACTGATGGGAAAATACGGGGAAGACTCAAAATTAATCTATGACCTTGCTGATCAG GGGGGAGAACTTTGCTCTCTTCGTTATGACCTGACAGTTCCGTTTGCTAGATACGTAGCAATGAATGGTCTGACATCCTTCAAGCGTTATCAGATAGCGAAGGTGTACAGAAGAGATAACCCGTCTAAGGGTAGATACCGTGAATTCTACCAATGTGATTTTGATATAGCTGGTCAGTTTGAGAAGATGATGCCTGATTTTGAGGTCATAAAGATTTTGACCGAGTTGTTAGATGAGCTTGATATTGGAGAGTATGAG GTAAAGCTTAATCACAGAAAGCTGCTTGATGGTATGTTAGCTATATGCGGGGTGCCACAAGAGAAATTCAGAACCATTTGTTCAAGCATTGACAAGCTGGATAAACAATCGTTTGAGCAGATAAAAAAAGAAATG GTGGATGAGAAAGGCTTAAGTGATGAGATATCAGACAGAATTGGTACATTTGTCAAATGGAGGGGACCTCCTGTGGAATTATTATCTAAGCTTAAGCAGGAACGCAGTTTCTTGGAGAACAATGAATCCTCACTTGCATTGGATGAATTAGACATCATGTTTAAAGCTCTTGAGAGGTCCAGGTGTATTGACAGAGTCGTTTTTGACTTGAGCCTTGCAAGAGGTCTTGACTATTACACAGGAGTCATATTCGAAGCTGTCTTTAAAGGAGCTACTCAG GTTGGTTCGATTGCTGCTGGTGGACGTTATGACAATCTAATAGGGATGTTTGGCACACGGCAGGTTCCTGCTGTTGGGATTAGTCTGGGAATCGAGAGAGTATTTGCAATCATGGAACAGGTTCAGAAAGACAAGAATCAG GAAATCCGAGCCACTGAAACTCAAGTTCTCGTTAGCATTCTTGGTGATGACAGTGCTTTAGCTGCTGAGTTGGTTGGTGAATTGTGGAATGCTAAAGTGAAAGCAGAATTCATGATACATAAAAAAGTGATGAAGCATATTGATCGGGCCAGAGATTCGAGGATCCCTTGGATGGTACTTGTTGGTGAACGTGAACTTAGCGAAGGAGTTGTAAAATTGAAGGATGTTGTTGCAGCTATTGACTATGAAGTCCCCAGAGGTAACCTTGTGAACGACTTATGCAGACGATTAGACATGTAA